Proteins from a single region of Streptomyces sp. Tu 3180:
- a CDS encoding DJ-1/PfpI family protein, which yields MQIAVVLFDRFTALDAVGPYETLGRLPDARTVFVAERTGPVRADTGALALTADRTLAEVQSPDIVVVPGGPGQTPQMENEALLDWLRTADATSTWTTSVCTGSLLLAAAGLLEGRRATSHWLALDQLRRFGAEPTGERVVTDGKYMTAAGVSSGIDMGLTLLGRIAGDEHAQAVQLATEYDPQPPYDAGSPGKAPAHLVERLRSGSRFILEQPRST from the coding sequence ATGCAGATCGCCGTCGTCCTCTTCGACCGCTTCACCGCCCTCGACGCCGTGGGCCCGTACGAGACCCTCGGCCGCCTCCCGGACGCGCGGACCGTCTTCGTCGCCGAGCGGACCGGACCCGTGCGCGCCGACACCGGTGCGCTCGCGCTCACCGCGGACCGGACCCTGGCCGAGGTGCAGAGCCCGGACATCGTCGTCGTCCCCGGCGGCCCCGGGCAGACGCCCCAGATGGAGAACGAGGCCCTGCTGGACTGGCTGCGCACCGCCGACGCCACCAGCACCTGGACGACGTCCGTGTGCACCGGCTCCCTGCTGCTCGCCGCCGCCGGGCTCCTCGAAGGGCGCCGTGCGACCTCGCACTGGCTGGCCCTGGACCAGCTGAGGCGGTTCGGCGCCGAACCGACGGGGGAGCGGGTCGTCACCGACGGCAAGTACATGACGGCGGCCGGCGTCTCGTCCGGCATCGACATGGGCCTCACCCTGCTCGGCCGGATCGCCGGGGACGAACACGCCCAGGCGGTCCAGCTCGCCACGGAGTACGACCCCCAGCCGCCCTACGACGCGGGATCGCCGGGGAAGGCGCCCGCGCATCTCGTGGAGAGGCTCCGGTCGGGG